A genomic stretch from Camelus dromedarius isolate mCamDro1 chromosome 10, mCamDro1.pat, whole genome shotgun sequence includes:
- the POLR1E gene encoding DNA-directed RNA polymerase I subunit RPA49 isoform X1: MAAEVLPSARWLYCGEPDDSQRALLVQFSNGKLQNPGNMRFTLYKSNDSTNPRKKNQRILAAETDRLSYVGNNFGTGALKCNTLCRHFVGILNKTSGQMEVYDAELFNMQPLFSDESVESESTLESQTKSFREKMDSCIEAFGTTKQKRALNSRRMNKVGSESLNRAVAKAAETIIDTKGVTALVSDAIHDDLQDDSLYLPPCHADATKPEDVYKFEDLLSPAEYDALQSPSEAFRNVTSEEILKMAEENSHCSFIIEALKSLPSNEERRDRQARCIWFLDTLIKFRAQKVIKRKSALGPGVPHVINTKLLKHFTCLTYNNGSLRNLISDSMKAKITAYVIILALHINSFQVDLTMLQRDLKLSEKRMMEIAKAMRLKISKKRVSLAADREEDHKLGTLSIPLPPAQTLDRQSKRRKIT; the protein is encoded by the exons ATGGCGGCGGAGGTGTTGCCGAGTGCGAGATGGCTGTACTGTGGAGAGCCTGACGACAGCCAGAGAGCTCTACTGG TCCAGTTCTCCAATGGGAAGCTGCAGAATCCAGGCAACATGCGCTTTACCTTGTACAAGAGCAACGACTCCACAAACCCCAGGAAGAAGAATCAGCGGATCCTG GCAGCTGAAACAGACAGACTTTCCTATGTAGGAAATAATTTTGGGACTGGAGCCCTCAAATGCAACACTCTGTGCAG GCACTTTGTGGGAATTTTGAACAAGACCTCTGGCCAAATGGAAGTGTATGATGCTGAATTGTTTAACATGCAGCCACTGTTCTCAG atgaatcTGTTGAGAGTGAATCGACACTAGAGAGTCAGACCAAATCTTTTAGGGAAAAG ATGGATTCTTGCATTGAAGCTTTTGGTACCACCAAACAGAAGCGGGCTCTGAACTCCAGGAGGATGAACAAAGTTGGCAGTGAATCTTTGAATCGTGCAGTGGCTAAAGCCGCAGAGACTATTATTGATACAAAGGGTGTCACTG CCCTGGTCAGTGACGCCATCCACGATGACTTGCAGGACGACTCCCTCTACCTCCCTCCCTGCCACGCTGATGCAACCAAGCCTGAAGACGTGTATAAATTTGAAGACC TTCTTTCTCCGGCGGAGTATGACGCTCTTCAGAGCCCATCTGAAGCCTTCAGGAATGTCACATCAGAAGAAATACTAAAGATGGCTGAAGAGAACAG TCACTGCTCCTTCATCATAGAAGCGTtgaagtctttgccatcaaatgaGGAGAGGCGAGACCGCCAGGCCCGGTGCATATGGTTTCTGGACACTCTCATCAAATTTCGAGCGCAGAAAGTGATTAAGCGGAAAA GTGCCCTGGGACCTGGAGTTCCCCACGTCATCAACACTAAGCTGCTGAAGCACTTTACCTGTTTGACCTACAACAATGGCAG TTTACGGAACTTAATTTCGGACTCTATGAAGGCAAAGATCACCGCCTATGTGATCATACTCGCCTTGCACATAAACAGCTTCCAGGTTGACCTGACAATGTTACAGAGAGACTTGAAGCTCAGTGAGAAAAG GATGATGGAGATAGCGAAAGCCATGAGGCTGAAGATCTCTAAAAAAAGGGTTTCTCTGGCAGCGGACAGGGAAGAGGATCACAAACTGGGCACTCTCTCCATCCCGCTGCCTCCAGCCCAGACCTTGGACCGTCAGTCGAAGCGGAGGAAGATCACCTAG
- the POLR1E gene encoding DNA-directed RNA polymerase I subunit RPA49 isoform X2, with protein sequence MGSCRIQATCALPCTRATTPQTPGRRISGSWHFVGILNKTSGQMEVYDAELFNMQPLFSDESVESESTLESQTKSFREKMDSCIEAFGTTKQKRALNSRRMNKVGSESLNRAVAKAAETIIDTKGVTALVSDAIHDDLQDDSLYLPPCHADATKPEDVYKFEDLLSPAEYDALQSPSEAFRNVTSEEILKMAEENSHCSFIIEALKSLPSNEERRDRQARCIWFLDTLIKFRAQKVIKRKSALGPGVPHVINTKLLKHFTCLTYNNGSLRNLISDSMKAKITAYVIILALHINSFQVDLTMLQRDLKLSEKRMMEIAKAMRLKISKKRVSLAADREEDHKLGTLSIPLPPAQTLDRQSKRRKIT encoded by the exons ATGGGAAGCTGCAGAATCCAGGCAACATGCGCTTTACCTTGTACAAGAGCAACGACTCCACAAACCCCAGGAAGAAGAATCAGCGGATCCTG GCACTTTGTGGGAATTTTGAACAAGACCTCTGGCCAAATGGAAGTGTATGATGCTGAATTGTTTAACATGCAGCCACTGTTCTCAG atgaatcTGTTGAGAGTGAATCGACACTAGAGAGTCAGACCAAATCTTTTAGGGAAAAG ATGGATTCTTGCATTGAAGCTTTTGGTACCACCAAACAGAAGCGGGCTCTGAACTCCAGGAGGATGAACAAAGTTGGCAGTGAATCTTTGAATCGTGCAGTGGCTAAAGCCGCAGAGACTATTATTGATACAAAGGGTGTCACTG CCCTGGTCAGTGACGCCATCCACGATGACTTGCAGGACGACTCCCTCTACCTCCCTCCCTGCCACGCTGATGCAACCAAGCCTGAAGACGTGTATAAATTTGAAGACC TTCTTTCTCCGGCGGAGTATGACGCTCTTCAGAGCCCATCTGAAGCCTTCAGGAATGTCACATCAGAAGAAATACTAAAGATGGCTGAAGAGAACAG TCACTGCTCCTTCATCATAGAAGCGTtgaagtctttgccatcaaatgaGGAGAGGCGAGACCGCCAGGCCCGGTGCATATGGTTTCTGGACACTCTCATCAAATTTCGAGCGCAGAAAGTGATTAAGCGGAAAA GTGCCCTGGGACCTGGAGTTCCCCACGTCATCAACACTAAGCTGCTGAAGCACTTTACCTGTTTGACCTACAACAATGGCAG TTTACGGAACTTAATTTCGGACTCTATGAAGGCAAAGATCACCGCCTATGTGATCATACTCGCCTTGCACATAAACAGCTTCCAGGTTGACCTGACAATGTTACAGAGAGACTTGAAGCTCAGTGAGAAAAG GATGATGGAGATAGCGAAAGCCATGAGGCTGAAGATCTCTAAAAAAAGGGTTTCTCTGGCAGCGGACAGGGAAGAGGATCACAAACTGGGCACTCTCTCCATCCCGCTGCCTCCAGCCCAGACCTTGGACCGTCAGTCGAAGCGGAGGAAGATCACCTAG